From the Gallaecimonas kandeliae genome, one window contains:
- the rpsG gene encoding 30S ribosomal protein S7 encodes MPRRRVIGQRKILPDPKFGSEVIAKFVNVVMVDGKKSTAEKIVYGALDIMNEKSGKGHMELFEAALDNVRPAVEVKSRRVGGSTYQVPVEVRPVRRNTLAMRWLVDAARKRGEKSMAARLAGELLDAAENKGSAVKKREDVHRMAEANKAFAHYRW; translated from the coding sequence ATGCCAAGACGTCGCGTGATTGGTCAACGCAAGATCCTGCCCGATCCCAAGTTCGGATCTGAGGTCATTGCCAAGTTTGTAAACGTCGTGATGGTTGACGGTAAGAAGTCAACCGCCGAGAAGATCGTTTATGGTGCCCTGGACATCATGAACGAGAAGTCAGGTAAAGGTCACATGGAACTGTTCGAAGCCGCCCTGGACAACGTCCGCCCGGCTGTCGAGGTGAAGTCCCGCCGTGTGGGCGGCTCCACTTACCAGGTTCCTGTTGAAGTACGCCCCGTGCGTCGTAACACCCTGGCTATGCGCTGGCTGGTAGATGCTGCCCGTAAGCGCGGTGAAAAATCTATGGCTGCCCGTCTGGCCGGTGAACTGCTGGACGCTGCCGAAAACAAAGGTTCTGCCGTTAAGAAGCGCGAAGACGTGCACCGCATGGCAGAGGCGAACAAAGCATTCGCTCACTACCGCTGGTAA
- the rpoB gene encoding DNA-directed RNA polymerase subunit beta has product MVYSYTEKKRIRKDFGKRSQVLDVPFLLSIQLDSFTKFIEMDPDGQNGLEAAFRSVFPIKSYSGNAELQYVSYRLGEPVFDVQECQIRGVTYAAPLRVKLRLVLFDREAAPGTVKDIREQEVYMGEIPLMTDNGTFVINGTERVIVSQLHRSPGVFFDHDRGKTHSSGKVLYNARIIPYRGSWLDFEFDPKDNLFVRIDRRRKLPASIILRALDYSAEDILDLFFEKVTFEIKKDKLMMTLVPERLRGDTATFDIKDAKGEVLVEKGRRVTARHVRQMEKDGMDKLEVPTDYIIGKVLSKDYVDQSSGEVIAVANQELSLDLLAKLSQAGYKAIETLYFNDLDHGAYMSETLRVDSTNSRLEALVEIYRMMRPGEPPTREAAEALFNNLFFSEERYDLSTVGRMKFNRRVGRDSIEGSGVLDNQDIIDVMKTLIEIRNGRGEVDDIDHLGNRRIRSVGEMAENQFRVGLVRVERAVRERLSLGDMEGLMPQDLINAKPISAAVKEFFGSSQLSQFMDQNNPLSEVTHKRRISALGPGGLTRERAGFEVRDVHPTHYGRLCPIETPEGPNIGLINSLSCFARTNEYGFLETPYRKVVDGQVTDDVEYLSAIEEGQYVVAQANASVDENNRLLDELVPCRHKGESTYMNASDIQLMDVSPQQIVSVAASLIPFLEHDDANRALMGSNMQRQAVPTLRADKPLVGTGMERTVAVDSGVCVVAKRGGTIDYVDASRIVVKVNEEEMLPGEAGIDIYNLIKYTRSNQNTCINQKPVCNVGDPIVRGDVLADGPSTDLGDLALGQNMRVAFMPWNGYNFEDSILISERVVQEDRFTTIHIQELSCVARDTKLGPEEITADIPNVGESALSKLDESGIVYIGAEVKPGDILVGKVTPKGETQLTPEEKLLRAIFGEKASDVKDTSLRVPGSTYGTVIDVQVFTRDGVEKDKRALEIEEMQLKQAKKDLTEEFQILEAGIYDRAKNLLLSSGFDEAKLAKLDKAKLLEQSIDDEAKQVELEKIAEQLIEIKADFDKKFEAKRAKIIQGDDLAPGVLKIVKVYLAVKRRVQPGDKMAGRHGNKGVISTIVPVEDMPYDENGNPVDIVLNPLGVPSRMNIGQILETHLGLAAKGVGERINEMLQEQRELAELRDFLKKVYALGNYRQEVDIDSFSDDEVIRLAQHLKGGVPIATPAFDGCAEATIKDMLELAGLPRSGQIVLHDGRTGNAFERAVTVGYMYMLKLNHLVDDKMHARSTGSYSLVTQQPLGGKAQFGGQRFGEMEVWALEAYGAAYTLQEMLTVKSDDVNGRTKMYKNIVDGDYSMEPGMPESFNVLLKEIRSLGINIELDEE; this is encoded by the coding sequence ATGGTGTACTCTTACACAGAGAAAAAACGCATTCGTAAGGATTTCGGTAAACGTTCCCAAGTACTGGACGTGCCTTTCCTTCTCTCCATCCAGTTGGACTCCTTCACGAAGTTCATCGAGATGGATCCAGACGGGCAAAACGGCCTGGAAGCCGCTTTCCGTTCTGTTTTCCCGATCAAGAGCTATTCCGGCAACGCCGAGCTCCAATACGTCAGCTACCGTCTGGGCGAGCCCGTCTTTGACGTGCAAGAGTGCCAGATCCGTGGTGTCACCTACGCAGCTCCGCTGCGCGTGAAGCTGCGCCTGGTGCTGTTCGATAGAGAAGCTGCTCCTGGTACCGTCAAGGATATCCGCGAGCAGGAAGTCTACATGGGGGAGATCCCCTTGATGACCGACAACGGTACCTTTGTCATCAACGGTACCGAGCGCGTCATCGTGTCTCAGCTGCACCGTTCTCCTGGCGTGTTTTTCGATCACGACCGTGGTAAGACCCACTCCTCTGGTAAGGTCCTCTACAACGCTCGCATCATCCCCTACCGTGGGTCCTGGTTGGATTTTGAGTTCGATCCCAAAGACAACCTCTTTGTCCGTATCGACCGTCGCCGCAAGCTGCCGGCGTCCATCATCCTGCGCGCCTTGGATTACAGCGCCGAGGACATTCTTGATCTGTTCTTCGAGAAGGTGACTTTCGAGATCAAGAAAGACAAGTTGATGATGACCCTGGTGCCGGAACGCCTGCGTGGCGACACCGCCACCTTCGACATCAAAGATGCCAAAGGTGAAGTGCTGGTCGAAAAAGGCCGCCGCGTCACCGCCCGCCATGTCCGTCAGATGGAAAAGGACGGCATGGACAAGCTGGAAGTGCCCACCGATTACATCATCGGCAAGGTACTGTCCAAGGACTACGTAGACCAGTCCAGCGGTGAAGTGATCGCCGTTGCCAACCAGGAACTGTCCCTGGACCTGCTGGCCAAGCTGTCCCAAGCCGGCTACAAGGCCATCGAGACCCTGTACTTCAACGATCTCGACCATGGAGCCTACATGTCCGAGACTCTGCGCGTCGACTCCACCAACAGCCGCCTCGAGGCGCTGGTCGAGATCTACCGCATGATGCGTCCCGGTGAGCCGCCGACCCGCGAAGCGGCCGAAGCCCTGTTCAATAACCTCTTCTTCTCCGAAGAGCGTTATGATCTGTCCACCGTCGGCCGGATGAAGTTCAACCGCCGTGTCGGCCGTGACAGCATCGAAGGCAGTGGTGTACTGGACAACCAGGACATCATCGACGTCATGAAGACCCTCATCGAGATCCGTAATGGTCGCGGTGAAGTGGACGATATCGACCACCTGGGCAACCGCCGTATCCGCTCCGTGGGCGAAATGGCCGAGAACCAGTTCCGTGTCGGCCTGGTGCGTGTCGAGCGTGCCGTGCGCGAGCGCCTGTCCCTGGGCGACATGGAAGGCCTGATGCCGCAGGACCTGATCAACGCTAAGCCGATCAGTGCCGCCGTCAAGGAATTCTTCGGTTCCAGCCAGCTGTCCCAGTTCATGGACCAGAACAACCCCCTGTCCGAGGTTACCCACAAGCGCCGTATTTCGGCCCTGGGCCCCGGCGGTCTGACCCGTGAGCGCGCCGGCTTCGAAGTCCGTGACGTACACCCGACCCACTACGGTCGCCTGTGCCCCATCGAGACTCCTGAAGGTCCGAACATCGGTCTGATCAACTCCCTGTCCTGCTTCGCCCGGACCAACGAGTACGGCTTCCTGGAAACCCCCTACCGCAAGGTAGTGGATGGCCAGGTCACCGACGACGTCGAGTACCTGTCCGCCATCGAAGAAGGCCAGTACGTGGTGGCCCAGGCCAACGCCTCCGTGGACGAAAACAATCGCCTGCTGGACGAGCTGGTTCCCTGCCGCCACAAGGGCGAATCCACCTACATGAATGCCAGCGACATCCAGCTGATGGATGTAAGCCCGCAGCAGATCGTGTCCGTGGCCGCGTCCCTGATCCCCTTCCTTGAGCACGACGACGCCAACCGCGCCCTGATGGGTTCGAACATGCAACGTCAGGCCGTTCCGACCCTGCGCGCCGACAAGCCGCTGGTGGGTACCGGCATGGAGCGCACCGTAGCGGTCGACTCCGGCGTCTGCGTGGTGGCCAAGCGCGGTGGTACCATCGACTATGTCGATGCCTCCCGTATCGTGGTCAAGGTCAACGAGGAAGAGATGCTGCCTGGCGAAGCCGGTATCGACATCTACAACCTCATCAAATACACCCGTTCCAACCAGAACACCTGCATCAACCAGAAGCCGGTGTGTAACGTTGGTGACCCCATCGTCCGCGGTGACGTACTGGCCGACGGCCCGTCCACCGACCTGGGCGACCTGGCCCTGGGCCAGAACATGCGCGTCGCCTTCATGCCCTGGAACGGCTACAACTTCGAGGACTCCATCCTCATCTCCGAGCGCGTGGTGCAGGAAGACCGCTTCACCACCATCCACATCCAGGAACTGTCCTGTGTGGCTCGTGACACCAAGCTGGGGCCGGAAGAGATCACCGCCGATATCCCCAACGTCGGTGAGTCTGCCCTGAGCAAGCTGGATGAGTCCGGTATCGTCTACATCGGTGCCGAAGTGAAGCCTGGCGACATCCTGGTCGGTAAGGTCACCCCCAAAGGTGAAACTCAGCTGACTCCGGAAGAGAAGCTGCTGCGTGCCATCTTCGGTGAGAAGGCGTCCGACGTTAAGGACACCTCCCTGCGCGTACCCGGTTCCACCTACGGTACCGTTATCGACGTTCAGGTCTTTACCCGTGACGGCGTAGAGAAGGACAAGCGCGCTCTTGAAATCGAAGAGATGCAACTCAAGCAGGCCAAGAAGGACCTGACCGAAGAGTTCCAGATCCTCGAAGCCGGTATCTACGACCGCGCCAAGAACCTGCTGCTGTCCTCCGGTTTCGACGAAGCCAAGCTGGCCAAGCTCGACAAGGCCAAGTTGCTGGAGCAATCCATCGACGACGAAGCCAAGCAGGTTGAACTCGAGAAGATTGCCGAGCAGCTCATCGAGATCAAAGCCGACTTCGACAAGAAGTTCGAAGCCAAGCGCGCCAAGATCATTCAAGGCGATGACCTGGCTCCTGGCGTCCTGAAGATCGTCAAGGTCTACCTGGCCGTCAAGCGCCGCGTGCAGCCCGGCGATAAGATGGCCGGTCGCCACGGTAACAAAGGTGTTATCTCCACCATAGTGCCCGTGGAAGACATGCCTTACGACGAGAACGGCAACCCGGTCGACATCGTGCTGAACCCGCTGGGCGTACCTTCCCGTATGAACATCGGTCAGATCCTGGAAACCCACCTGGGCTTGGCGGCCAAAGGGGTAGGTGAGCGCATCAACGAGATGCTCCAGGAACAGCGAGAGCTCGCCGAGCTGCGCGACTTCCTGAAGAAGGTCTATGCCCTGGGCAACTACCGCCAGGAAGTGGACATCGACAGCTTCAGCGACGACGAAGTGATCCGTCTGGCTCAGCATCTGAAAGGCGGTGTGCCGATCGCTACTCCTGCCTTCGATGGCTGCGCCGAAGCCACCATCAAGGACATGCTGGAACTGGCTGGTCTGCCCCGTTCTGGTCAGATCGTGCTGCATGACGGCCGCACCGGTAACGCCTTCGAGCGTGCTGTAACCGTCGGTTACATGTACATGCTGAAGCTGAACCACCTGGTCGACGACAAGATGCACGCCCGTTCCACCGGCTCCTACAGCCTGGTTACCCAGCAGCCGCTGGGTGGTAAGGCCCAGTTCGGTGGCCAGCGTTTCGGGGAGATGGAAGTCTGGGCCCTGGAGGCCTACGGCGCCGCCTACACCCTGCAGGAAATGCTCACCGTCAAGTCTGACGATGTGAACGGCCGTACCAAGATGTACAAGAACATCGTGGATGGCGACTACTCCATGGAGCCGGGCATGCCCGAGTCCTTCAACGTACTGCTGAAGGAAATCCGCTCTTTGGGTATCAACATCGAGCTGGACGAAGAGTAA
- the rpsL gene encoding 30S ribosomal protein S12, with translation MATINQLVRKPRVKKVAKSNVPALEACPQKRGVCTRVYTTTPKKPNSALRKVCRVRLTNGFEVTSYIGGEGHNLQEHSVVLIRGGRVKDLPGVRYHTVRGTLDCAGVKDRKQARSKYGAKRPKS, from the coding sequence ATGGCTACAATTAACCAGCTGGTGCGCAAGCCCCGCGTCAAGAAAGTTGCCAAGAGCAACGTTCCGGCGCTGGAAGCCTGCCCCCAAAAGCGTGGTGTTTGTACTCGCGTGTACACCACCACCCCCAAGAAGCCGAACTCCGCACTGCGCAAAGTTTGCCGTGTGCGTCTGACCAACGGTTTCGAAGTCACTTCCTACATCGGTGGTGAAGGCCACAACCTGCAGGAACACTCCGTCGTGCTGATCCGCGGCGGCCGTGTTAAAGACCTGCCAGGTGTGCGTTATCACACCGTGCGCGGCACCCTCGACTGTGCTGGCGTTAAAGATCGTAAGCAAGCCCGTTCCAAGTACGGCGCCAAGCGGCCCAAGTCTTAA
- the rpoC gene encoding DNA-directed RNA polymerase subunit beta' produces the protein MKDLLKFLKQQNKTEEFDAIRIGLASPDMIRSWSYGEVKKPETINYRTFKPERDGLFCARIFGPVKDYECLCGKYKRLKHRGVICEKCGVEVTLTKVRRERMGHIELASPVAHIWFLKSLPSRIGLLLDMTLRDIERVLYFESYVVIEPGMTNLEKGAMLTEDQYLDALEQWGDEFDARMGAEAVQELLKRIELEKEIEQMREELPSINSETRRKKVTKRLKLMEAFFKSGNKPEWMIMAVLPVLPPDLRPLVPLDGGRFATSDLNDLYRRVINRNNRLKRLLDLAAPDIIVRNEKRMLQEAVDALLDNGRRGRAITGSNRRPLKSLADMIKGKQGRFRQNLLGKRVDYSGRSVITVGPTLRLHQCGLPKKMALELFKPFIYGKLEARGLATTIKAAKKMVEREVAEVWDVLDEVIREHPVLLNRAPTLHRLGIQAFEPVLIEGKAIQLHPLVCAAYNADFDGDQMAVHVPLTLEAQLEARALMMSTNNILSPANGEPIIVPSQDVVLGLYYMSRERINAKGEGMVLRGPKEAEKVYRAGLADLHARVKARISHWVETEDGDYVEDIRLTDTTVGRAILSLILPKGMPFELINQNMGKKQISRLLNACYRRLGLKDSVIFADQLMYTGFHYATLAGASVGIDDMVIPDAKAAIIAEAEAEVAEIQEQFSSGLVTAGERYNKVIDIWSTANERVSKAMMSNLSTEEVENRDGEMETQASFNSIYMMADSGARGSAAQIRQLAGMRGLMAKPDGSIIETPITANFREGLNVLQYFISTHGARKGLADTALKTANSGYLTRRLVDVAQDLVITESDCGTLEGLWMTPLIEGGDVVEPLRERVLGRVVCEDVMIPGSDEVLLPRNTLLDEAKVDLLEAHSIDQVKVRSVITCDTDFGVCAHCYGRDLARGHIINGGEAIGVIAAQSIGEPGTQLTMRTFHIGGAASRATAENSVQVKNSGSLKLHNAKFVVNSDGKIVITSRSTELTVTDENGRERERYKLPYGAVLTKQDGEAVAAGDIVANWDPHTHPIITEVKGQIKFVDMLDGVTMSRQTDELTGLSSIVILEPSQRPTAGKEMRPMVKLVDEKGKDVNIAGTDIPAQYFLPGNAIVNLDDGVMVNVGDALARIPQETSKTRDITGGLPRVADLFEARRPKEPAILAEISGTISFGKETKGKRRLVITPSEGNAYEEMIPKWRQLNVFEGEQVQRGEVIADGPEAPQDILRLRGIEAVARYIVNEVQDVYRLQGVKINDKHIETIVRQMLRKCTITNPGDSELLEGETVEVARVKIANRDLENAGKQPASFERQLLGITKASLATESFISAASFQETTRVLTEAAVSGKADDLRGLKENVIVGRLIPAGTGYSYHQERNRQRAKGVAVAEPQMTADDAEKALTDLLNADLGSEE, from the coding sequence GTGAAAGACTTACTCAAGTTTTTGAAACAGCAGAACAAGACCGAAGAATTCGATGCCATCCGCATCGGTCTTGCTTCTCCTGACATGATTCGCTCTTGGTCTTACGGCGAAGTGAAAAAGCCGGAGACCATCAACTACCGTACCTTCAAGCCGGAGCGTGACGGTCTTTTCTGTGCCCGTATCTTCGGGCCCGTGAAGGACTACGAGTGCCTGTGCGGTAAGTACAAGCGCCTCAAGCACCGTGGCGTGATCTGTGAAAAATGTGGTGTTGAAGTCACTCTGACCAAAGTGCGCCGTGAGCGCATGGGTCACATCGAGCTGGCCAGCCCCGTTGCCCACATCTGGTTCCTCAAGTCCCTGCCGTCCCGGATCGGCCTGCTGCTGGACATGACCCTGCGTGATATCGAGCGCGTGCTTTATTTCGAAAGCTACGTCGTCATCGAGCCGGGTATGACCAACCTCGAAAAAGGCGCCATGCTGACCGAAGATCAGTATCTGGATGCCCTCGAGCAGTGGGGCGACGAGTTCGACGCCCGCATGGGTGCCGAAGCCGTGCAGGAGCTTCTCAAGCGTATCGAACTCGAGAAAGAAATCGAGCAGATGCGTGAAGAGCTGCCCTCCATCAACTCCGAGACCCGCCGTAAGAAGGTGACCAAGCGTCTCAAGCTGATGGAAGCCTTCTTCAAGTCCGGCAACAAGCCGGAGTGGATGATCATGGCCGTGCTGCCGGTGCTGCCGCCGGATCTGCGCCCCCTGGTCCCCCTGGACGGTGGCCGTTTCGCGACTTCCGATCTGAACGATCTGTACCGCCGCGTCATCAACCGTAACAACCGTCTCAAGCGCCTGCTGGACCTGGCCGCGCCTGACATCATCGTGCGTAACGAAAAGCGCATGCTGCAGGAAGCGGTCGACGCGCTGCTGGATAACGGCCGTCGTGGCCGTGCTATCACCGGCTCCAACCGCCGTCCGCTCAAATCCCTTGCCGACATGATCAAGGGTAAGCAAGGTCGTTTCCGTCAGAACCTGCTGGGTAAACGTGTCGACTACTCCGGTCGTTCCGTTATCACCGTAGGTCCGACCCTGCGCCTGCATCAGTGCGGCCTGCCCAAGAAGATGGCCCTTGAGCTGTTCAAGCCCTTCATCTACGGCAAGCTGGAAGCCCGTGGCCTCGCCACCACCATCAAAGCCGCCAAGAAAATGGTCGAGCGCGAAGTGGCCGAGGTGTGGGACGTTCTGGACGAAGTGATCCGCGAACACCCCGTGCTGCTGAACCGTGCACCGACCCTGCACCGTCTGGGTATCCAGGCGTTTGAGCCCGTCCTTATCGAAGGTAAGGCCATCCAGCTGCACCCCCTGGTCTGTGCCGCGTACAACGCCGACTTCGACGGTGACCAGATGGCGGTCCACGTACCGCTGACCCTGGAAGCCCAGCTCGAAGCCCGTGCGCTGATGATGTCCACCAACAACATCCTGTCTCCGGCCAACGGTGAACCTATCATCGTTCCCTCTCAGGACGTGGTACTGGGCCTCTATTACATGAGCCGCGAGCGCATCAATGCCAAAGGTGAAGGCATGGTGCTGCGTGGTCCCAAGGAAGCCGAGAAGGTCTACCGCGCCGGCCTGGCTGACCTGCACGCTCGCGTCAAGGCCCGTATCAGCCATTGGGTGGAAACCGAAGACGGCGACTACGTCGAAGACATCCGTCTGACTGACACTACTGTCGGCCGCGCCATTCTGAGCCTGATCCTGCCCAAGGGCATGCCCTTCGAGCTGATCAACCAGAATATGGGTAAGAAGCAGATTTCCCGTCTGCTGAACGCCTGTTACCGTCGCCTGGGCCTGAAGGACTCCGTCATCTTCGCTGACCAGCTGATGTACACCGGTTTCCATTACGCCACCCTGGCCGGTGCCTCCGTCGGTATTGACGACATGGTCATCCCCGATGCCAAGGCCGCCATTATCGCGGAAGCGGAAGCAGAAGTTGCCGAGATCCAGGAGCAGTTCTCCTCCGGTCTGGTGACCGCCGGCGAACGCTACAACAAGGTTATCGACATCTGGTCCACCGCCAACGAGCGGGTGTCCAAGGCCATGATGAGCAACCTGTCCACTGAAGAGGTGGAAAACCGCGACGGTGAGATGGAGACCCAGGCCTCCTTCAACTCCATCTACATGATGGCCGACTCCGGTGCCCGGGGTAGTGCTGCCCAGATCCGTCAGTTGGCCGGTATGCGGGGCCTGATGGCCAAGCCCGACGGCTCCATCATCGAGACCCCCATCACCGCGAACTTCCGTGAAGGTCTGAACGTACTGCAGTACTTCATCTCCACCCACGGTGCTCGTAAGGGTCTGGCGGATACCGCTCTGAAGACCGCGAACTCCGGTTACCTGACCCGTCGTCTGGTCGACGTGGCCCAGGATCTGGTGATCACCGAGTCCGACTGTGGCACCCTCGAAGGTCTGTGGATGACCCCGCTGATTGAAGGCGGTGACGTGGTCGAGCCGCTGCGCGAGCGCGTGCTGGGCCGTGTCGTCTGCGAAGACGTCATGATCCCCGGTTCTGATGAAGTGCTGCTGCCCCGCAACACCCTGCTGGACGAAGCTAAGGTCGACCTGCTGGAAGCCCACTCCATCGACCAGGTGAAAGTGCGTTCCGTCATCACCTGTGACACCGACTTCGGCGTCTGTGCCCACTGTTACGGCCGTGACTTGGCCCGTGGCCACATCATCAACGGCGGTGAGGCCATTGGTGTTATCGCCGCCCAGTCCATCGGTGAACCCGGCACCCAGCTGACCATGCGTACCTTCCACATCGGTGGTGCGGCCTCCCGGGCCACCGCGGAAAACTCCGTACAGGTCAAGAACAGCGGCTCACTGAAGCTGCACAACGCCAAGTTCGTTGTGAACAGCGACGGCAAGATCGTCATCACCTCTCGCTCCACCGAGCTGACCGTGACCGACGAGAACGGCCGTGAGCGCGAGCGTTACAAGCTGCCCTACGGTGCCGTATTGACCAAGCAGGACGGTGAAGCCGTTGCCGCTGGCGACATCGTTGCCAACTGGGATCCGCACACCCACCCGATCATCACCGAGGTGAAGGGTCAGATTAAGTTCGTGGACATGCTGGATGGCGTGACCATGAGCCGCCAGACCGACGAACTGACCGGTCTGTCCAGCATCGTTATCCTTGAGCCCTCTCAGCGTCCGACCGCGGGCAAAGAGATGCGTCCCATGGTGAAACTGGTGGACGAGAAGGGTAAGGACGTCAACATCGCTGGCACCGATATCCCGGCCCAGTACTTCCTGCCCGGTAACGCCATCGTCAACCTGGACGACGGTGTCATGGTGAACGTGGGTGACGCCCTGGCGCGTATCCCGCAGGAAACCTCCAAGACCCGCGACATCACTGGTGGTCTGCCCCGCGTTGCCGACCTGTTCGAAGCCCGCCGTCCGAAAGAGCCGGCAATCCTGGCCGAGATCAGCGGTACCATCTCTTTCGGCAAGGAGACCAAAGGCAAGCGTCGTCTGGTGATCACACCTTCCGAAGGCAACGCCTACGAAGAGATGATCCCGAAATGGCGTCAGCTGAACGTCTTCGAAGGTGAACAGGTCCAGCGCGGTGAAGTCATCGCCGACGGTCCGGAAGCACCTCAGGACATACTGCGCCTGCGTGGCATCGAGGCTGTGGCCCGTTACATCGTTAACGAAGTGCAGGACGTTTACCGTCTGCAGGGCGTTAAGATCAACGACAAGCACATCGAAACCATCGTTCGCCAGATGCTGCGTAAGTGCACCATCACCAACCCGGGTGACTCCGAGCTCCTGGAAGGCGAAACAGTGGAAGTGGCGCGCGTCAAGATCGCCAACCGCGACCTGGAAAACGCCGGCAAGCAGCCTGCCTCCTTCGAGCGCCAGCTGCTGGGTATCACCAAGGCGTCCCTGGCAACCGAGTCTTTCATATCGGCAGCCTCCTTCCAGGAAACCACCCGCGTCCTGACCGAAGCGGCGGTTTCCGGCAAGGCCGACGACCTGCGCGGCCTGAAAGAAAACGTCATCGTTGGCCGTCTGATCCCGGCCGGTACCGGTTACTCCTATCACCAGGAACGTAACCGTCAGCGCGCCAAAGGCGTGGCTGTAGCCGAGCCGCAGATGACTGCCGATGACGCAGAGAAAGCGCTGACCGATCTGTTGAACGCCGATCTGGGCAGCGAAGAGTAA